The sequence GTCCAATATTTATTGAATACGAGGGGGGATAGCATGAATGCAGACAATAATATGATGTCGGGATTTTATGAGGGTATTTTAATAGCAATCAAGATGTTTATTGCATCAAGTGTGTTTCCATTTGTCGTCATCTTCGTAATCTTATCAATTATACTGCAGTGGAAGATGCCGGTTCTTAAAGGGAAGTATGGGGAGTGGGTTGTAAAATCAAAGCTTCGAAATTTAGGGGATGCATACACTGTCTTTCATGATGTGTATATTCCAAATGGTGAGCGGGGACTGACGCAAGTGGACCATATTGTGACTTCAGTGTATGGCGTGTTTGTCATCGAAACAAAACACTACAGCGGTTGGATTTTTGGCGATGAATATAAACCATATTGGACGCAAGTCATTTATAAAAAGAAAACAAAAATGCACAATCCAATCCGTCAAAATTACGGCCACGTTCAAGCTTTGCTTACCTACATAGGACAAGAGGACATGCAAGATGTCCACTCCATTATCGCCTTTTCATCAAACTCTACTCTTAAATTCAAAAAGGACTTCACCTCCGCGCACGTCATACAATTTCCTGATTTGCTAACAACTATTAGCCAGTACAAGGAGCATTTCATTAGTGAGGCTACAGTGAAGGGGACCAATGAAAAGCTAGCGAAACTGTTGGTTATAGATAAAAATGACAGGAAGCGTCTCAAGGCAGAGCATATGCGATCAGTTCGAAGAGCGAAAGGTGCCAAGCTGACGGCACACTCATATACTAGGCATGCTAAGAATGTGTCGAGGCAGGATGACTCGATTTTACACACAGCTTGTCCGAAGTGTAATGGGAATTTGGCATTGAAGATAGGTAGGTATGGGAAGTTTTATGGGTGTAGTCATTATCCTACTTGTCGGTATACGGAGAATGTGAAGGTCGATCGGCAGAGTGTGTAGGTGATGTGCGCGCGAGTATCATAGAGTATCTATCATCAACGATACTGATAAACCGAAAAGCTTCTTATCAAAATCTGTAAATAGACACGACTGTGTAAGAAACTGTCGTGAATGCTTACACTTTCACGATTGTTTGCTGCAGTTAACAAATCTTATATCCTACAAAACAAAAAAAGACCTTTCTCCTAAAATAGAGAAGGGTCTTATGCATTTTACTTAGTAACGTATTCGTTAATATCCCACTGCATTAAATCTTTTTTGGATTTAACATTTGGTTTTGGAATATCATAATGTTTTTCGTATTTGCACATTTTGCAGGAACAATTCAACTTCGCTTTAGACAATTTCCCGGGATGCTTAACATAAGGATGTACGATATCATCCGTTGTATCCACTCCCCAGGCATATCTTACAATCTCTAGCTTCCGGCATAAATAATCCATACTTGAGTGGGAGCTCATAATGGATGGATTATATCATATCATCTCCTGCTGATTCCCTTGAACTGGGTTAATCAAAGAAGAAATCACTTTTGTGATGCGCTGACCTCACATGATATGGCAGAACAAGTATTGGGCGACGACATTTTGAGAAATATTGTACGTGAGCTAACGAAGGTGATCAAAGAAAATATGAGCATCGACTGAAATTCACGAGATTCTGCAAGAGTTAAGAAGCGAATTACAGTTCGAAGACTGCTGAAGAAGTACGGCTATCTACTCTTGTTCACAAGCAGTTCTTTACTCTGTCCCTAGGCTTACTAGTATACTTAACTGATGATAGAATTCATTCGTATAATTGTGTTTAGAAAAATACAAAGTATAGAAATCAATTGAATTTACTAATGGAAAGTGGGAAGATACATGGCAATTATTCAAGTGTCTCAGCGTGAAGGATCCAACTACAAAACCATTCAGGTTGCAGTAGAGGCAGCTCTACCAGGAGATACAGTGGAAGTTGATGAAGGTGTTTATGATGAACATGTAATAATCGATAAGCTGCTCGTTCTTCGAAGTTCAGAAGGTGAAGCGAGCTCAGTTCGTCTAACAGGAAGTGTTCGTATCGCGACAACGGAAGAAGTGCGTATCGAATTGATCAGTATTGGAGGAGGCACTGGTCCAGTGGACTTTGGTTTACATATCGAATCAGGAGATGTAACGCTTCACCACTGTCTTTTCTCTGAGATTCAAGGAGTTGCAATGCGAGTTGATGCAGCTGCGAAAGTATCCGCAGAGCATTCGATCTTTCAAAAAAACATACAAGGGATTGAGGTATTAGGGCGTTTGGCTTTGTTCGAATGCATCGTAGAAGACACGATCAAGTCTGCACAAATTAGTGTGCGCGCGAGAGGAGAAGTCGCGGTAACGAATTCCGGAATTTTAAGTGGGCAAGATGCTGGCCTTTGCTTGTATGAAACGAGTCGAGCAACAATCACCCAAAGTTCATTCATCGGAAATCGCGGGGTTCAACTTCGTTTGGAACAAGACAGTTCTATGGACGTAGAAAGTACGAATTTTTATTTTGGACATGTCCAAGGAATCTATTGTGATCAATCTAAGGGTGTCCTGAAAAATTGTGTCTTTAAAAACCAACGTTTGGAGCATGTAGCATTTACGAATGGATCCCATATCAAAGTCGAGGCAAGTACGTTTGAAAATGGTGAGGCTGAAGGAATGAACGTCAGTGGTTCATCAGTTGAGTTATCGGACTCACAGTTTAAAAACCAAAAAGGAGACCAAATTTCCTGTAACGAACAAAGCAAACTCTCGATTACAAAAACACAGATCCTTTCGGGGGAGTCTAGAGGAATTGTGTCCGGAAATTCCACATGTACACTCATCGAATCGGAAGTGAAGTACAATCAGATGACGCAACTCTCTGCGTTTACTCAAAGCGTGTTCACGATTCTGGGTTGTGAAGTTGAGAGTGGAAACAATAAAGGAGTTTACGTGACAAGTAGTCAAGTGACTATTTCGGATTCTCTTATTAGCCATCATAGTGGTGTACAGATTTTTGCATCTGAACATTCGGAAGTAATTCTGTCGGCGAGCGAAGTAAAGAGTGGGGATAGTGCGGGGATAACTGTGAAAGAATCCGAGTTGACGGCAGCCAATAGCATCATCTTCGGTCATAAGGGGTCCAACGTTTTACTCAGTGCTGCGACTAAAGCAGAAATTACCGATTGTAAAATATCGGGTGGCGATAAGAACGGCATACTTGCAGGCCCTGAAGTAGTTATTTCAGTAGAACGGTCAATTTTGTTCAATCATAAAAGGCCACAAATAAGAGCAACGGAATCTGCAGAAGTCTTTATAACAGAGTGTGAAATCTATGACGGTCAATCGTCAGGAATCGTCTTGAGTCAGGTGGAGCGTACTGAAGTGACGGGTTCTCGAGTACATGGTCAGCGTGATGATCAAATCATCTTGCAAGATTGTTCAGATGCTGTATTCACTGGGGTGCAAGTGATGAATGGGAAGAAGGCTGGACTGAGGCTCGAGCGTTCGGTTCCGGTTCTTAACGACTGTTCTTTTGAGAACAACCAAGCAGGAGATTTAGTTCGTTGGGACGACAGTGTTCCTTTGCTTACCGATACGGACTTGCAGGTTCCACCAATCACTAGTAAATTAGGCGGCAGTGCTGGACATTCCTCTACTGTAGATTCATCACCTACTGATCAGATGGATGTTTTCATGAGTGGTTTGAACGGGTTTATTGGACTGGAAGATGTGAAAGACAAAATCCAGGAGTTTAAAAACGTAAGCGACATTAATCAATTCAAATTAGAGCGTGGAATGAAAGCTAATCCGATGATAGCGCCTCATATGGTCTTTCAAGGTAATCCGGGTACTGGTAAAACGACAGTCGCTCGGCTTTTAGGAAAGATTTTTAAGGAACTAGGTTTATTAAAGACAGGCCACGTAACTGAAGTGAAGCGGGAAGATCTCGTTGGAACGCATGTTGGTGAATCAGAAGAACGAACGAAAGTAATTATTAAGGAAGCTATGGGTGGCGTCCTCTTTATAGACGAAGCGTATACGCTTGCAGCAGGGGGCAATTCTAGTAATGATTTCGGTAAAAAAGTAATTGAAACGTTGCTTCCTGCAATGGAAAATTCTCGCGGTGAATTCATTGTCATCGCGGCAGGCTATACCGAAGAAATGAACAGTTTCCTAGCGTCTAATCCGGGATTGAAAGATCGTTTTACTGAAAAGATTCACTTTCAAGACTATACACCAGATGAGTTGCTTCAAATCCTCTTAAGCCAGTGTGAAGGAAGCTATGTGCTTACTCCTGCTGCCAAACAAGCGGTTTATGAGGAGTTCGTGGAACGTTATCGTATGCGCGATGAAACATTTAGTAACGCTCGAATGGCACGTATACTATACGATCAAATCGGGCTTGCTCAGTCGATGAGAATTGCGAAACTTCCGCGTGAAGAGTGGACGGAAAAGGTATTGACGACGTTTGAAGAACAAGACGTTGTACAAGCGGTACAAGAGCGTGGAGTGAAGACGTACGAAGTTCCAATCGATGAAGTACTACTCGCCCATAAACGTGCAGAACTCCATCAGTTTATCGGTCTTGGTTCTGTGAAGTCTGAAATAGATAAAATGATTGAATTAATGAGATACTACAAACGAGAAAATCATTCTACAGAGAAATTGATGAACCACACGCTGTTGATTGGTAAACCAGGGACAGGTAAAACCGAGGTCGGTCGTGTGCTCGCTGGTATTTATCAAGCGCTTGGATTATTAGAACGAGGCGATCTGATTGAAGTAGATCGCAGCGATTTAGTCGGTAGTCATATTGGTGAAACGGAGAAGCTGACAGCCGGGCTGATTGAACGAGCGATGGGTAGTGCGTTATTTATTGATGAAGCGTACACACTTGCGAGTGGTGGAGAGAATGACTTCGGGAAAAAAGCAGTGGACGTGTTGCTGAAAAAAATGTCCGATCGACAAGGCGAGTTCCTATTAATCGCCGCAGGGTACGAAAAAGAAATGAATCGTTTCTTAGACAGCAACCCAGGACTCCGTCGACGTTTCGGACTAACGTTTCATTTTGAAGATTATACACCAAAGGAGTTAATGGAGATTACCGACCTCTATAGTAAAGGGTACGGCATAACAGACGAAGCAAAGAGTGCATTAGTTCGTCACTATGAAGAGATTTATGCGCGTAGAGATAGTCATTTCGGAAATGCCGGTCTTGCTAAAAAAATAGCGAAAGAAATGATGCGTAAAGTCGATTATCGAATGGCTGTGGCGAGCAATAAACAAAATAAGCTTGCGCTCGAAAAAGAAATTACGAAGGATGATTTAGTTTTGTTGGAGAGTTGAATGATTACTATAATTTCCTACTTAAAAAGCCGAGTTCTAGACTGACATAGCGATATGAGACACATATAAAACACCTTTATTAGACTTCCATTACACCATATTTTACTGGTGTTAGGTAGCCTGGTTGACTGGCACCACAGTAAGATCGAGAGGAGAGTCAATATGGAAGTAGTATATTTTGCAGGTGGATGTTTATGGGGCGTACAAGCTTTTATAAAAACTTTACCTGGAGTAAAGTTTACAGAAGCAGGAAGAGCTAATGGAACAAGTCATACACTTGAGGGTGATTATGATGGGTATGCCGAATGTGTAAAAACAGGATTTGATCCGACAGTTGTATCAATCAGAGAATTAATGGGATATTTATTCGAAATCATTGATCCATACAGTTTGAATAAACAAGGACAGGATGTTGGCGAGAAATACAGAACAGGCGTATATAGTGAAAAGCATGAACACTTAAAAGAGGCGAAGGCGTTTCTTAGTGAGAGAAATGATTATAACCTTATAGTTGTTGAAGTATTACCTCTTACAAACTATGTGAGAAGTGCAGAAGAGCATCAAGATAGGTTAGCTAGATGCCCAAATGATTATTGTCATATTCCAGAAGAAATATTAAATAGGTATAAGTAAGGGAGGAGACATTCAAATATCCATACGATGCGAACCCTACCAAAATAGAAATGCTGGAGAAATGAATCTATAATTGA comes from Sporosarcina sp. FSL K6-3457 and encodes:
- a CDS encoding peptide-methionine (S)-S-oxide reductase yields the protein MEVVYFAGGCLWGVQAFIKTLPGVKFTEAGRANGTSHTLEGDYDGYAECVKTGFDPTVVSIRELMGYLFEIIDPYSLNKQGQDVGEKYRTGVYSEKHEHLKEAKAFLSERNDYNLIVVEVLPLTNYVRSAEEHQDRLARCPNDYCHIPEEILNRYK
- a CDS encoding right-handed parallel beta-helix repeat-containing protein; the protein is MAIIQVSQREGSNYKTIQVAVEAALPGDTVEVDEGVYDEHVIIDKLLVLRSSEGEASSVRLTGSVRIATTEEVRIELISIGGGTGPVDFGLHIESGDVTLHHCLFSEIQGVAMRVDAAAKVSAEHSIFQKNIQGIEVLGRLALFECIVEDTIKSAQISVRARGEVAVTNSGILSGQDAGLCLYETSRATITQSSFIGNRGVQLRLEQDSSMDVESTNFYFGHVQGIYCDQSKGVLKNCVFKNQRLEHVAFTNGSHIKVEASTFENGEAEGMNVSGSSVELSDSQFKNQKGDQISCNEQSKLSITKTQILSGESRGIVSGNSTCTLIESEVKYNQMTQLSAFTQSVFTILGCEVESGNNKGVYVTSSQVTISDSLISHHSGVQIFASEHSEVILSASEVKSGDSAGITVKESELTAANSIIFGHKGSNVLLSAATKAEITDCKISGGDKNGILAGPEVVISVERSILFNHKRPQIRATESAEVFITECEIYDGQSSGIVLSQVERTEVTGSRVHGQRDDQIILQDCSDAVFTGVQVMNGKKAGLRLERSVPVLNDCSFENNQAGDLVRWDDSVPLLTDTDLQVPPITSKLGGSAGHSSTVDSSPTDQMDVFMSGLNGFIGLEDVKDKIQEFKNVSDINQFKLERGMKANPMIAPHMVFQGNPGTGKTTVARLLGKIFKELGLLKTGHVTEVKREDLVGTHVGESEERTKVIIKEAMGGVLFIDEAYTLAAGGNSSNDFGKKVIETLLPAMENSRGEFIVIAAGYTEEMNSFLASNPGLKDRFTEKIHFQDYTPDELLQILLSQCEGSYVLTPAAKQAVYEEFVERYRMRDETFSNARMARILYDQIGLAQSMRIAKLPREEWTEKVLTTFEEQDVVQAVQERGVKTYEVPIDEVLLAHKRAELHQFIGLGSVKSEIDKMIELMRYYKRENHSTEKLMNHTLLIGKPGTGKTEVGRVLAGIYQALGLLERGDLIEVDRSDLVGSHIGETEKLTAGLIERAMGSALFIDEAYTLASGGENDFGKKAVDVLLKKMSDRQGEFLLIAAGYEKEMNRFLDSNPGLRRRFGLTFHFEDYTPKELMEITDLYSKGYGITDEAKSALVRHYEEIYARRDSHFGNAGLAKKIAKEMMRKVDYRMAVASNKQNKLALEKEITKDDLVLLES
- a CDS encoding NERD domain-containing protein, whose amino-acid sequence is MNADNNMMSGFYEGILIAIKMFIASSVFPFVVIFVILSIILQWKMPVLKGKYGEWVVKSKLRNLGDAYTVFHDVYIPNGERGLTQVDHIVTSVYGVFVIETKHYSGWIFGDEYKPYWTQVIYKKKTKMHNPIRQNYGHVQALLTYIGQEDMQDVHSIIAFSSNSTLKFKKDFTSAHVIQFPDLLTTISQYKEHFISEATVKGTNEKLAKLLVIDKNDRKRLKAEHMRSVRRAKGAKLTAHSYTRHAKNVSRQDDSILHTACPKCNGNLALKIGRYGKFYGCSHYPTCRYTENVKVDRQSV